Proteins co-encoded in one Arachis hypogaea cultivar Tifrunner chromosome 11, arahy.Tifrunner.gnm2.J5K5, whole genome shotgun sequence genomic window:
- the LOC112722765 gene encoding uncharacterized protein isoform X1 produces MKLKTPPSSCSLTALFSNHTHNPRNTITVAKSKRHSQGSHSDPTPPRITSNVKQNLQFLRLWKEFQKRNSSSPRPSTSYRKKKVEKEELLQDSIDLYRDPTTSLYGTNQGIDSAVPVLLVDGYNVCGYWMKLKKHFTKGRLDIARQKLIDELVTFSMLREVKVVAVFDAMMSGFPTHKENFAGVDVIFSAESSADTWIEKEVSALKEDGCPKVWVVTSDRCQQEAAHGAGAFVWSCKALVTEIKASNKEVERMLQEQRSTSFQGRLLKHNLDSEVVDALKNLRQKLSENELK; encoded by the exons ATGAAACTGAAAACACCTCCATCATCTTGTTCCTTAACAGCACTGTTTTCCAATCACACTCATAATCCACGGAATACCATCACAGTCGCCAAAAGCAAGAGGCACTCTCAG GGTTCTCATTCTGACCCAACTCCTCCCAGAATTACATCCAACGTCAAGCAAAACCTCCAATTCCTACGCTTATGGAAG GAGTTCCAAAAACGAAACTCCAGCAGTCCCAGGCCATCTACCAGTTATCGCAAAAagaaggtggagaaggaggaaCTCCTTCAAGATTCCATCGACCTCTATCGTGATCCCACCACCTCCCTCTATGG CACAAACCAGGGTATAGACAGTGCAGTCCCTGTGTTGCTTGTTGATGGTTATAATGTGTGTGGCTACTGGATGAAGCTCAAGAAGCATTTCACGAAAGGAAGACTTGATATTGCTCGACAAAAGCTTATCGATGAGCTTGTAACCTTTAGTATGCTACGAG AGGTCAAAGTGGTTGCCGTATTTGATGCCATGATGTCTGGATTCCCTACTCACAAGGAAAACTTTGCTGG TGTTGATGTCATTTTCTCGGCCGAATCAAGTGCTGATACAtggattgaaaaagag GTTTCAGCTTTGAAAGAGGATGGATGCCCCAAAGTCTGGGTTGTCACTTCTGACCGCTGTCAACAAGAAGCAGCACATGGAGCA GGAGCCTTTGTTTGGAGTTGCAAGGCATTGGTTACTGAG ATCAAGGCATCAAATAAGGAGGTTGAAAGAATGCTTCAAGAGCAAAG ATCCACTTCTTTTCAAGGTAGATTATTGAAGCATAATCTTGATTCAGAAGTTGTAGATGCTCTTAAGAACCTGAGGCAAAAACTATCTGAAAATGAGTTGAAGTAG
- the LOC112722765 gene encoding uncharacterized protein isoform X2 — protein sequence MKLKTPPSSCSLTALFSNHTHNPRNTITVAKSKRHSQGSHSDPTPPRITSNVKQNLQFLRLWKEFQKRNSSSPRPSTSYRKKKVEKEELLQDSIDLYRDPTTSLYGTNQGIDSAVPVLLVDGYNVCGYWMKLKKHFTKGRLDIARQKLIDELVTFKVKVVAVFDAMMSGFPTHKENFAGVDVIFSAESSADTWIEKEVSALKEDGCPKVWVVTSDRCQQEAAHGAGAFVWSCKALVTEIKASNKEVERMLQEQRSTSFQGRLLKHNLDSEVVDALKNLRQKLSENELK from the exons ATGAAACTGAAAACACCTCCATCATCTTGTTCCTTAACAGCACTGTTTTCCAATCACACTCATAATCCACGGAATACCATCACAGTCGCCAAAAGCAAGAGGCACTCTCAG GGTTCTCATTCTGACCCAACTCCTCCCAGAATTACATCCAACGTCAAGCAAAACCTCCAATTCCTACGCTTATGGAAG GAGTTCCAAAAACGAAACTCCAGCAGTCCCAGGCCATCTACCAGTTATCGCAAAAagaaggtggagaaggaggaaCTCCTTCAAGATTCCATCGACCTCTATCGTGATCCCACCACCTCCCTCTATGG CACAAACCAGGGTATAGACAGTGCAGTCCCTGTGTTGCTTGTTGATGGTTATAATGTGTGTGGCTACTGGATGAAGCTCAAGAAGCATTTCACGAAAGGAAGACTTGATATTGCTCGACAAAAGCTTATCGATGAGCTTGTAACCTTTA AGGTCAAAGTGGTTGCCGTATTTGATGCCATGATGTCTGGATTCCCTACTCACAAGGAAAACTTTGCTGG TGTTGATGTCATTTTCTCGGCCGAATCAAGTGCTGATACAtggattgaaaaagag GTTTCAGCTTTGAAAGAGGATGGATGCCCCAAAGTCTGGGTTGTCACTTCTGACCGCTGTCAACAAGAAGCAGCACATGGAGCA GGAGCCTTTGTTTGGAGTTGCAAGGCATTGGTTACTGAG ATCAAGGCATCAAATAAGGAGGTTGAAAGAATGCTTCAAGAGCAAAG ATCCACTTCTTTTCAAGGTAGATTATTGAAGCATAATCTTGATTCAGAAGTTGTAGATGCTCTTAAGAACCTGAGGCAAAAACTATCTGAAAATGAGTTGAAGTAG
- the LOC112722767 gene encoding uncharacterized protein has translation MSNSPSPTPCSRSWSISEESLRRYVKFASESCIQELLAASDTNNNNKGNNNINIINSNYDNDGGWKLLTLDNGVEISKRRSGSLHTFRSRWVLPSVSPQQFITVANAIDAAKQWDSDLVEARYIKDLEENLSIIRLRFGENSKPLFRNREFIVYERRETMQDGTLVVAVASLPKEIAAGLHPKQSNAIRALLLQSGWVVDKLEDNSCVVTYVVQLDPAGWLPKCFVNRFNTKLVMIIENLRKLAQQACPPIEPQK, from the exons ATGAGCAACAGTCCAAGTCCCACACCGTGCAGCCGATCCTG GTCAATAAGCGAGGAGTCACTTAGAAGGTATGTGAAGTTCGCGAGTGAGAGCTGCATTCAGGAGCTTCTGGCTGCTTCAGAcacaaataataacaacaaagGGAACAACAATATTAACATTATTAATAGTAATTATGATAATGATGGTGGTTGGAAGCTCCTCACTCTCGACAACGGTGTAGAGATTTCCAAACGGAGGTCAGGCTCGCTCCACACTTTCCGCAGCCGCTGGGTTCTTCCCTCTGTCTCTCCCCAACAATTCATCACTGTCGCCAACGCCATTGACGCTGCAAAG CAATGGGACTCGGATCTGGTGGAAGCTCGGTACATAAAAGATCTGGAAGAGAACCTGAGCATAATTCGGCTAAGGTTTGGAGAAAACTCGAAGCCTCTGTTCAGGAATAGAGAATTCATAGTGTACGAGCGGCGTGAGACCATGCAAGATGGGACCTTGGTGGTGGCGGTTGCTTCACTGCCAAAAGAAATCGCTGCTGGCTTACATCCCAAGCAAAGTAATGCCATCAGAGCCCTCTTGCTACAATCTGGATGGGTCGTTGACAAGCTTGAAGATAATTCATGTGTCGTTACTTATGTTGTTCAG CTGGATCCTGCTGGATGGTTGCCCAAGTGCTTTGTCAACCGGTTTAACACAAAACTCGTCATGATTATTGAGAACCTTAGAAAATTGGCCCAGCAAGCTTGTCCTCCAATTGAACCTCAAAAATAA
- the LOC112722766 gene encoding leucine-rich repeat receptor protein kinase HPCA1 isoform X2, translating into MRERILVLLLLVFNSLLVAKVETADEDLVTLKSLMDTLKNTPPNWGGSDPCDAWDGIKCENSRVTSITLSSMGLEGELSGDIGSLTELETLDLSYNKDLTGPLPRAIGELRKLSTLILVGCSFNGPIPDEIGFLQELRFISLNSNSFTGRIPHSIGNLSNLYWLDLADNELQGPIPISSGSVPGLDKLHHAKHFHLGKNNLSGNIPPQLFSSEMALIHLLLESNNLIGKIPSTLGLAKNLEVLRLDGNSLSGPVPPNINNLTNVQELDLSNNTFEPLDFPSWILTLTSLTTLNMENTQLQGEVPDSLFSLASLQTVVLKDNKINGTLNVGSTYSKHLQLIDLQNNAIDNFEQKHDHLSVRIMLKGNPICYETVEGIATPYCSDNQANQLSYRTPWNNCQPSTCSLEQVASPNCACAYPYTGTLTFRAPSFSDLGNKSYFQQLEKGLMQSFESHHLPVDSVLLSHPTEDPDHYLELSLQVFPAGQDRFNRTGVYTIGFLLSNQTFKPPKVFGPFYFDADKYEHFGNSGTMESSKSVNIGIIAGAAVGGCVLVLLLVVAGVYAFCQKKRAERAIGQSNPFRRWDTAESKGDMPQLKEARRFSFEELKRYTRNFSQANDIGSGGYGKVYKGTLPNGQLLAIKRAQRESKQGRLEFKAEIELLSRVHHKNLVTLIGFCFEHEEQMLVYEYVPNGTLKDTLTGKSGIRLDWVRRLKVALGAAQGLTYLHELADPPIIHRDIKSNNVLLDECLNAKVGDFGLSKSIVDPEKDHVTTQVKGTMGYMDPEYYMSQQLTEKSDVYSFGVLMLEIISARRPIERGKYIVKEVRNAMDMTKVLCGLHEIIDPSIGLGASSSIGLVGLDKFVDLAMKCVSDSGVERPKMSEVVRELENILHHSLAAGGSNDESGSMISSSCEEVSRGSSSCHPYSSESFDLKAALSYPKVEPK; encoded by the exons ATGAGAGAAAGAATACTAGTTCTTTTACTGCTTGTTTTCAATTCTCTGTTGGTTGCAAAAGTCGAAACCGCTGATGAGGATT TGGTCACCCTAAAGTCTCTTATGGATACCTTGAAGAATACCCCTCCTAATTGGGGGGGTTCGGATCCTTGTGATGCTTGGGATGGAATTAAGTGTGAGAATTCACGTGTTACATCCAT AACATTGTCAAGCATGGGTTTGGAAGGTGAACTTTCTGGAGATATCGGATCACTAACCGAATTGGAGACTTT GGATCTTTCTTACAACAAGGACTTGACTGGGCCACTTCCAAGAGCCATTGGAGAGTTGAGGAAACTGTCAACCTT AATTCTTGTTGGCTGTAGTTTCAATGGTCCTATTCCGGATGAAATCGGATTTCTGCAGGAGCTTCGCTTTAT ATCCTTAAATTCCAATAGCTTCACTGGGAGGATTCCACATTCTATTGGTAATCTATCGAACCTATATTGGTTAGATTTAGCTGACAATGAGCTTCAAGGACCTATACCAATTTCTAGTGGCAGTGTACCTGGTCTTGATAAGTTGCACCATGCCAAACATTT TCATCTTGGGAAGAATAATCTCTCAGGCAATATTCCTCCTCAACTTTTTAGCTCGGAAATGGCTCTGATTCATCT GCTTTTGGAAAGCAATAATCTCATAGGCAAGATTCCATCTACACTTGGATTGGCTAAGAACCTGGAGGTCTT GCGCTTGGATGGTAATTCGTTAAGTGGACCTGTGCCTCCAAACATCAACAATCTTACCAATGTTCAAGAGCT GGATCTGAGCAACAACACTTTTGAGCCACTGGATTTCCCGTCGTGGATTTTGACTCTTACTTCTTTAACAACATT AAATATGGAGAACACACAACTTCAAGGAGAGGTTCCTGATTCTTTGTTTAGTTTAGCCAGTTTGCAGACTGT GGTGTTAAAAGACAACAAAATAAATGGAACCTTGAATGTCGGCTCCACCTACAGCAAGCATCTGCAACTTATTGATCTTCAAAATAATGCAATTGACAATTTTGAGCAAAAACATGACCATTTAAGTGTCAGGATAAT GCTTAAGGGTAACCCAATTTGCTATGAAACTGTAGAGGGAATAGCTACTCCCTACTGCTCCGATAATCAGGCTAATCAACTGTCATATAGAACTCCATGGAATAACTGTCAGCCTAGTACCTGCAGTTTGGAACAGGTTGCTAGCCCCAACTGTGCATGTGCTTATCCATATACAGGAACTTTAACTTTCAGAGCACCTTCCTTTTCAGACCTTGGAAACAAGTCTTACTTCCAACAGCTTGAGAAGGGTCTAATGCAATCTTTTGAGTCTCATCATCTACCTGTTGATTCTGTTTTGTTGAGTCATCCAACTGAGGATCCAGATCACTATCTTGAATTGAGTTTACAAGTCTTCCCAGCAGGGCAGGATCGTTTCAATCGAACAGGGGTTTATACCATTGGTTTTCTGCTAAGCAACCAGACTTTTAAGCCTCCTAAAGTTTTTGGACCGTTTTACTTTGATGCAGATAAATATGAACACTTTGGGAACTCAG GTACTATGGAGTCGAGCAAATCAGTTAACATTGGAATCATAGCTGGAGCAGCAGTTGGTGGTTGTGTGCTGGTACTGTTATTAGTGGTAGCAGGTGTTTATGCTTTCTGCCAAAAGAAAAGAGCCGAAAGGGCAATTGGACAAAGCAATCCTTTTA GACGATGGGATACAGCTGAGAGTAAGGGTGACATGCCTCAGTTGAAAGAAGCACGTCGGTTTTCTTTCGAAGAGCTTAAAAGATACACCAGAAATTTTTCTCAAGCCAATGATATTGGATCTGGGGGTTATGGGAAG GTTTACAAGGGAACCCTCCCCAATGGACAATTGCTAGCAATAAAAAGAGCTCAAAGAGAGTCTAAGCAGGGAAGGCTTGAGTTCAAAGCTGAGATTGAGCTCCTATCAAGGGTCCACCACAAGAATCTTGTTACCCTTATAGGATTCtgctttgagcatgaagaacaaaTGCTGGTTTATGAGTATGTTCCAAATGGAACATTAAAGGACACTCTCACAGGGAAATCAGGGATTAGATTGGATTGGGTTAGAAGGCTAAAAGTTGCACTTGGAGCTGCACAGGGTTTGACTTATCTTCATGAACTTGCTGATCCTCCCATCATACATAGGGATATCAAATCAAACAATGTTTTGCTAGATGAGTGCCTAAACGCCAAAGTTGGTGATTTTGGTCTCTCCAAGTCTATTGTTGATCCCGAAAAAGATCACGTTACCACTCAAGTTAAAGGAACAATG GGTTACATGGATCCAGAGTACTATATGAGTCAACAACTGACAGAGAAGAGTGATGTATATAGCTTTGGAGTGCTGATGTTGGAGATTATATCTGCAAGAAGACCAATAGAAAGAGGGAAGTACATTGTGAAAGAGGTTAGAAATGCAATGGACATGACAAAAGTGCTTTGTGGTCTGCATGAAATTATTGACCCCAGCATTGGTCTAGGGGCCTCTAGCAGCATTGGGCTTGTTGGTCTGGACAAGTTTGTGGATTTGGCTATGAAATGTGTTTCAGATTCAGGTGTTGAGAGGCCAAAGATGAGTGAGGTTGTGAGAGAACTAGAGAATATATTGCATCATTCATTAGCAGCTGGTGGTTCAAATGATGAATCAGGTTCCATGATTTCTTCGAGTTGTGAAGAAGTTAGCAGAGGTAGTTCTAGTTGCCATCCTTACAGCAGTGAGTCCTTTGATTTGAAAGCTGCACTTTCATATCCAAAAGTGGAACCCAAGTAA
- the LOC112722766 gene encoding leucine-rich repeat receptor protein kinase HPCA1 isoform X1, with product MRERILVLLLLVFNSLLVAKVETADEDLVTLKSLMDTLKNTPPNWGGSDPCDAWDGIKCENSRVTSITLSSMGLEGELSGDIGSLTELETLDLSYNKDLTGPLPRAIGELRKLSTLILVGCSFNGPIPDEIGFLQELRFISLNSNSFTGRIPHSIGNLSNLYWLDLADNELQGPIPISSGSVPGLDKLHHAKHFHLGKNNLSGNIPPQLFSSEMALIHLLLESNNLIGKIPSTLGLAKNLEVLRLDGNSLSGPVPPNINNLTNVQELYLSNNKLSGTLPSLSDMSALNYLDLSNNTFEPLDFPSWILTLTSLTTLNMENTQLQGEVPDSLFSLASLQTVVLKDNKINGTLNVGSTYSKHLQLIDLQNNAIDNFEQKHDHLSVRIMLKGNPICYETVEGIATPYCSDNQANQLSYRTPWNNCQPSTCSLEQVASPNCACAYPYTGTLTFRAPSFSDLGNKSYFQQLEKGLMQSFESHHLPVDSVLLSHPTEDPDHYLELSLQVFPAGQDRFNRTGVYTIGFLLSNQTFKPPKVFGPFYFDADKYEHFGNSGTMESSKSVNIGIIAGAAVGGCVLVLLLVVAGVYAFCQKKRAERAIGQSNPFRRWDTAESKGDMPQLKEARRFSFEELKRYTRNFSQANDIGSGGYGKVYKGTLPNGQLLAIKRAQRESKQGRLEFKAEIELLSRVHHKNLVTLIGFCFEHEEQMLVYEYVPNGTLKDTLTGKSGIRLDWVRRLKVALGAAQGLTYLHELADPPIIHRDIKSNNVLLDECLNAKVGDFGLSKSIVDPEKDHVTTQVKGTMGYMDPEYYMSQQLTEKSDVYSFGVLMLEIISARRPIERGKYIVKEVRNAMDMTKVLCGLHEIIDPSIGLGASSSIGLVGLDKFVDLAMKCVSDSGVERPKMSEVVRELENILHHSLAAGGSNDESGSMISSSCEEVSRGSSSCHPYSSESFDLKAALSYPKVEPK from the exons ATGAGAGAAAGAATACTAGTTCTTTTACTGCTTGTTTTCAATTCTCTGTTGGTTGCAAAAGTCGAAACCGCTGATGAGGATT TGGTCACCCTAAAGTCTCTTATGGATACCTTGAAGAATACCCCTCCTAATTGGGGGGGTTCGGATCCTTGTGATGCTTGGGATGGAATTAAGTGTGAGAATTCACGTGTTACATCCAT AACATTGTCAAGCATGGGTTTGGAAGGTGAACTTTCTGGAGATATCGGATCACTAACCGAATTGGAGACTTT GGATCTTTCTTACAACAAGGACTTGACTGGGCCACTTCCAAGAGCCATTGGAGAGTTGAGGAAACTGTCAACCTT AATTCTTGTTGGCTGTAGTTTCAATGGTCCTATTCCGGATGAAATCGGATTTCTGCAGGAGCTTCGCTTTAT ATCCTTAAATTCCAATAGCTTCACTGGGAGGATTCCACATTCTATTGGTAATCTATCGAACCTATATTGGTTAGATTTAGCTGACAATGAGCTTCAAGGACCTATACCAATTTCTAGTGGCAGTGTACCTGGTCTTGATAAGTTGCACCATGCCAAACATTT TCATCTTGGGAAGAATAATCTCTCAGGCAATATTCCTCCTCAACTTTTTAGCTCGGAAATGGCTCTGATTCATCT GCTTTTGGAAAGCAATAATCTCATAGGCAAGATTCCATCTACACTTGGATTGGCTAAGAACCTGGAGGTCTT GCGCTTGGATGGTAATTCGTTAAGTGGACCTGTGCCTCCAAACATCAACAATCTTACCAATGTTCAAGAGCT GTACTTGTCGAACAATAAACTTTCAGGCACCCTGCCCAGCCTTAGTGATATGAGTGCCCTCAACTACCT GGATCTGAGCAACAACACTTTTGAGCCACTGGATTTCCCGTCGTGGATTTTGACTCTTACTTCTTTAACAACATT AAATATGGAGAACACACAACTTCAAGGAGAGGTTCCTGATTCTTTGTTTAGTTTAGCCAGTTTGCAGACTGT GGTGTTAAAAGACAACAAAATAAATGGAACCTTGAATGTCGGCTCCACCTACAGCAAGCATCTGCAACTTATTGATCTTCAAAATAATGCAATTGACAATTTTGAGCAAAAACATGACCATTTAAGTGTCAGGATAAT GCTTAAGGGTAACCCAATTTGCTATGAAACTGTAGAGGGAATAGCTACTCCCTACTGCTCCGATAATCAGGCTAATCAACTGTCATATAGAACTCCATGGAATAACTGTCAGCCTAGTACCTGCAGTTTGGAACAGGTTGCTAGCCCCAACTGTGCATGTGCTTATCCATATACAGGAACTTTAACTTTCAGAGCACCTTCCTTTTCAGACCTTGGAAACAAGTCTTACTTCCAACAGCTTGAGAAGGGTCTAATGCAATCTTTTGAGTCTCATCATCTACCTGTTGATTCTGTTTTGTTGAGTCATCCAACTGAGGATCCAGATCACTATCTTGAATTGAGTTTACAAGTCTTCCCAGCAGGGCAGGATCGTTTCAATCGAACAGGGGTTTATACCATTGGTTTTCTGCTAAGCAACCAGACTTTTAAGCCTCCTAAAGTTTTTGGACCGTTTTACTTTGATGCAGATAAATATGAACACTTTGGGAACTCAG GTACTATGGAGTCGAGCAAATCAGTTAACATTGGAATCATAGCTGGAGCAGCAGTTGGTGGTTGTGTGCTGGTACTGTTATTAGTGGTAGCAGGTGTTTATGCTTTCTGCCAAAAGAAAAGAGCCGAAAGGGCAATTGGACAAAGCAATCCTTTTA GACGATGGGATACAGCTGAGAGTAAGGGTGACATGCCTCAGTTGAAAGAAGCACGTCGGTTTTCTTTCGAAGAGCTTAAAAGATACACCAGAAATTTTTCTCAAGCCAATGATATTGGATCTGGGGGTTATGGGAAG GTTTACAAGGGAACCCTCCCCAATGGACAATTGCTAGCAATAAAAAGAGCTCAAAGAGAGTCTAAGCAGGGAAGGCTTGAGTTCAAAGCTGAGATTGAGCTCCTATCAAGGGTCCACCACAAGAATCTTGTTACCCTTATAGGATTCtgctttgagcatgaagaacaaaTGCTGGTTTATGAGTATGTTCCAAATGGAACATTAAAGGACACTCTCACAGGGAAATCAGGGATTAGATTGGATTGGGTTAGAAGGCTAAAAGTTGCACTTGGAGCTGCACAGGGTTTGACTTATCTTCATGAACTTGCTGATCCTCCCATCATACATAGGGATATCAAATCAAACAATGTTTTGCTAGATGAGTGCCTAAACGCCAAAGTTGGTGATTTTGGTCTCTCCAAGTCTATTGTTGATCCCGAAAAAGATCACGTTACCACTCAAGTTAAAGGAACAATG GGTTACATGGATCCAGAGTACTATATGAGTCAACAACTGACAGAGAAGAGTGATGTATATAGCTTTGGAGTGCTGATGTTGGAGATTATATCTGCAAGAAGACCAATAGAAAGAGGGAAGTACATTGTGAAAGAGGTTAGAAATGCAATGGACATGACAAAAGTGCTTTGTGGTCTGCATGAAATTATTGACCCCAGCATTGGTCTAGGGGCCTCTAGCAGCATTGGGCTTGTTGGTCTGGACAAGTTTGTGGATTTGGCTATGAAATGTGTTTCAGATTCAGGTGTTGAGAGGCCAAAGATGAGTGAGGTTGTGAGAGAACTAGAGAATATATTGCATCATTCATTAGCAGCTGGTGGTTCAAATGATGAATCAGGTTCCATGATTTCTTCGAGTTGTGAAGAAGTTAGCAGAGGTAGTTCTAGTTGCCATCCTTACAGCAGTGAGTCCTTTGATTTGAAAGCTGCACTTTCATATCCAAAAGTGGAACCCAAGTAA
- the LOC112722768 gene encoding glutathione S-transferase zeta class isoform X2, whose translation MESEAVNLKLYSHWMSSCSFRVRIALNLKGLKYHYVVVTASSKSDPEFLKLNPLALIPVLVDGDFVLAESLAIIMYLDDKYPQYPLLPHDIPKRALNFQNNFIEKKVGPHEKLPWAQSVIRKGFTALEKLLKDHAGRYATGDEIFLADLFLAPQLYSAYKRFNISMNEFPILSRLHEAYNGISAFQEAFPEKQPDAVNSD comes from the exons ATG GAGAGTGAAGCTGTGAATCTGAAGCTGTATTCACACTGGATGAGCTCCTGCTCCTTCCGAGTTCGAATCGCTCTCAACCTCAAAG GCTTAAAATACCACTATGTAGTTGTCACCGCCTCCTCCAAATCTGACCCCG AGTTCCTCAAGTTGAATCCTCTTGCTTTAATTCCCGTTCTGGTGGATGGCGATTTTGTTCTTGCTGAATCCTTAGCCATTATTATG TATTTGGACGATAAGTATCCTCAATACCCTTTGCTGCCTCATGACATTCCCAAAAGAGCACTCAATTTTCAG AATAACTTCATCGAGAAAAAGGTTGGCCCTCATGAAAAACTTCCTTGGGCACAAAGTGTCATTAGAAAGGGCTTCACAG CACTTGAAAAGCTACTGAAAGATCACGCAGGGAGATATGCCACTGGAGATGAAATTTTCCTG GCAGATTTGTTTTTAGCACCTCAACTGTATTCAGCATATAAGAGGTTCAACATTTCCATG AATGAGTTCCCTATTCTATCAAGATTACATGAGGCATACAATGGCATCTCGGCATTCCAGGAGGCTTTTCCAGAGAAGCAGCCAGATGCTGTAAACTCTGATTGA
- the LOC112722768 gene encoding glutathione S-transferase zeta class isoform X1 — MESEAVNLKLYSHWMSSCSFRVRIALNLKGLKYHYVVVTASSKSDPEFLKLNPLALIPVLVDGDFVLAESLAIIMYLDDKYPQYPLLPHDIPKRALNFQVAHIVASSIQPFQNMGFLNNFIEKKVGPHEKLPWAQSVIRKGFTALEKLLKDHAGRYATGDEIFLADLFLAPQLYSAYKRFNISMNEFPILSRLHEAYNGISAFQEAFPEKQPDAVNSD; from the exons ATG GAGAGTGAAGCTGTGAATCTGAAGCTGTATTCACACTGGATGAGCTCCTGCTCCTTCCGAGTTCGAATCGCTCTCAACCTCAAAG GCTTAAAATACCACTATGTAGTTGTCACCGCCTCCTCCAAATCTGACCCCG AGTTCCTCAAGTTGAATCCTCTTGCTTTAATTCCCGTTCTGGTGGATGGCGATTTTGTTCTTGCTGAATCCTTAGCCATTATTATG TATTTGGACGATAAGTATCCTCAATACCCTTTGCTGCCTCATGACATTCCCAAAAGAGCACTCAATTTTCAG GTTGCACATATTGTTGCCTCATCCATACAGCCTTTTCAAAACATGGGGTTCTTG AATAACTTCATCGAGAAAAAGGTTGGCCCTCATGAAAAACTTCCTTGGGCACAAAGTGTCATTAGAAAGGGCTTCACAG CACTTGAAAAGCTACTGAAAGATCACGCAGGGAGATATGCCACTGGAGATGAAATTTTCCTG GCAGATTTGTTTTTAGCACCTCAACTGTATTCAGCATATAAGAGGTTCAACATTTCCATG AATGAGTTCCCTATTCTATCAAGATTACATGAGGCATACAATGGCATCTCGGCATTCCAGGAGGCTTTTCCAGAGAAGCAGCCAGATGCTGTAAACTCTGATTGA